In Candidatus Acidiferrales bacterium, the sequence CCAACCGGAGAATCCAATCTCGTCGAAATCTTCGGGCAAAGGCAAGACGGAAGACAACATCAGGATGGGGTCTCCTCCCAGAACCACGGCCGCCTGTAATGCCTTACCCTGCCGCTCTGCCTCGTAGTAGTGTCCTCGACCGCCTTTCATGCTTTGCCAGTGCATTCCTGTTTTGTTTTTGTCGTAAACGTGAAGGCGGTAAATACCCAGGTTGCGGCGTTTGCTTTTGGGATGTTCCGTCAAGACCATTCCGAAAGTGATGAAGCGCCCGGCATCGCCGGGCCAGCACTGGAGAATCGGGAGCGCATCGAGGTCCGGCTCCTCGGCCACTTCCTGGACGGGCGCACGAGCGACTTGCTTGGGCCGCATCGCCAACCCGCGCCAAAGCACCCGCCGCGATGCCCAGAGTCCTTTGAGCGACGGCGGATTCAGGCGGTCAAACGTTTCGACAAGCTCCTCGCCGATCTCCTGCGGGTGTCGTCCCAGGGCAAGCTCGATCCGCGACATGGAACCAAAAAGGTTGATGGCGAGCGGAAACCTGGCTCCTTTTGGCCGCTCAAAGAGCAGGGCTGGCCCTTCTTCTTTCATCACCCGCTGAACGATCTCGGTAACTTCCAGAACGGGATCCACCTCGACCTTCACCCGCTTGAGTTCCCCAAGGGCTTCGAGTGCCCGAAGGAAGTCGTGCAGGTCACGAAAAGGCCAGCCAGGCGCTTGTTTGACCGAGGTCATGTTAAAAGGGCTTCTTGATGTAGGGGCCTTCCACCGAGCCCTTGATGTAGACCGCCCGAAGGCGAGAGGGCAAGCTGAAGAGAGGGCAAGCTGAAGCTTGCCCCTACATCTTGCACAGAGTCCCTACATCTCGCATAGAGAAGGAGGCCCCCATCTTCTCTGAAGCAGGTCAGACAATGCCGCAAAAACCTTTTGCTGGCAAGCTCCGAGCGCGGGAGGCACATCTTTTGCTGGCAAGCTTCGAGCGCGCGGGGCACATCGGCAGCCGAGAGAGCCGGTGGCCTTGGGGGTATTACTACGACCGCTCTCCTTGACGCCCTTTCCAAGCGGCCGATATAATCGGTTTCTTTTATTCCCGCATCGCATTCCGGCAGAGCAGCAGCGGAAAGGAAGTATCGCTTGGCCAGCGAGGCGCTCGACCAGATCCAGCAGCGCGAAAGAAAACTGAGTCAGATCGAAGCGCTTGGTTTTGATCCCTACCCTCACCGCTTTGGCTTCACGCACACAATTGAGCAAATCCTGGCTCGATACTCCTCGCACTCCGGCCAGCAACTCGAAGCCGAACACCCGACGGTGAAGGTCTGCGGCCGCATCGTGACCTATCGGTTGCACGGCAAAGCCGGGTTCGCGCATCTTCTGGGGCAAGGGAAGAAGCTCCAGATCTACGTCCGGCTCGATGCGGTGGGCGAGAAAATGTTTCAGCTTTTTCAACTGCTCGACTTGGGCGACGTGATCGGCGCGGAAGGGTATCTCTTTCGCACCCGCACGGGTGAATTGACGGTGCACGTGGACCGGTTGACGCTGCTGGCCAAGGCGCTCCTGCCGCTGCCGGAGAAGTGGCATGGACTCGCCGACGTGGAAATTCGCCACCGGCAGCGGTACCTCGACCTGATCGTCAACCAGCGGGTGCGCGAGGTTTTTTTGCGCCGGAGCCAGATCATCCGGGCGCTGCGAGAGTTCCTAGAGGCGCGAGGCTACGTCGAGGTGGAGACGCCGATGATGCAGCCTCAGCCGGGCGGGGCGGTCGCCCGGCCCTTTCGCACCCATCATCAGGCGCTCGACTTGAACCTCTACCTTCGCATTGCCCCGGAGCTCTATCTCAAGCGGCTCGTTGTCGGCGGCCTCGACCGCGTCTATGAAATCAACCGCAACTTTCGCAACGAGGGCATCTCCACCCAACACAACCCCGAATTTACGATGCTCGAGTTCTACCAGGCTTATGCGGACTGCGAAGACATGATGGCGCTCACCGAGGAGATGTTGACGCAAGTGGTGAAGCAGGTCTGCGGGACAACGACCGTGACGTACGAAGGCAAGGAGGTTTGCTTCGACAAGTGGCAGCGACTCTCCCTGCGCGAGGCGATTGCCTGCTATTGGCCGGAGGAGACGAAGCCAACGGCCGCTGAGCTTGCCGAAGCGGCGGCTTTGCGCCGGTGGGCGGCCCGGTACAACCAATGGGCCGCCGCCCGGCAGCTCAACCCGGTTGACCATTCAGCCAGCCTCTCGGAAGGAGTTTTGACAGTGGCCCTCTTCGAGGCAGTCGCCGCAGCGCAACTCATCTCTCCCACGCTGGTTTATGATTTTCCGGCGGAAGTCTCGCCCCTGGCAAAACGGCGCGATGACGATCCGGCTGTGGCCGAACGTTTTGAAGTTTTCGCCGGCGGACTGGAGCTGGGTAATGCGTTCAGCGAGCTCAACAACCCCGTGGAACAGCGCCAGCGGTTTGAAGAACAGTTGCGGGATCGGGCTCTGGCGGAGGCGGTGGGCGAGCGCATTGATGAAGATTATCTTCGGGCGCTCGGCTACGGCATGCCGCCCACCGGTGGCGAGGGCATTGGCGTGGATCGCCTCGCCATGCTCTTGACCGACTCGCACTCCATCCGCGAAGTGATCCTTTTTCCTCTCCTGCGGCCGGAATCGGGTAAATCCGCCGGAAAGGAAGCGGCCGATCCCGACCCCGCCCAAGGCGGGACGACAAGCCGCTCCGGGGCATCGTAAAAACTCCATGACGTTTTCCACTTTCCTGGCTTTCCGCTTTCTGCGGGCCAAACACAAACCGGGCGTACTCCGGCTGATCACGGGGCTGGCTATCTTTGGAGTGGCCGCCGGGGTGGCTTCGCTGGTGCTGGCGCTCGGCATGAACAGTGGTTTCCGGCAGGTGATTCAGGAAGGGTTGCTGGGAGCTACGGCTCACGTAAGCCTTGTCCGCACGGCTGGCGATGGGATTCGCGACTATCGCGCGCTTGCGGAAAGGTTGGGCCGCTGGCCGCACGTCCGGGCAGTCGCGCCGGCGATTTACGAAACAGTGCTCATGGCGAGCGGTTCGCGAGCCAAAGGAGTCGTGCTAAAGGGAATTGAACCCGAGTCGGAGAAGCGGATTGGAGACATTCTGCGATCGGTGCCGGCCAGCGCCCTCCAGTCGCTCGGCCCCGACGAAAATCGGGCGGAAGGGCTGCTGCTCGGGAAGGTTCTGGCGCGCGAGCTGAACGTGGCGGCGGGCGATGGGCTGACGATTACCTCCCCCCAGGGCCATCTGACACCGTTCGGCATTGTGCCGCGCACCAAACGCTACCGGGTCGCTGGCATTTTCGACTCCGGTTTTTATGACTATGACTCGGCCTGGGCCTTTGGCGACCTCCGCTCCGTTCAGGCCTTGCTCGGGTTGGGCGATGTCGCCTCGATCCTGGAGTTTCGTCTGGATGATCTGAACCTGGCTGACCGCATCGGCGGGGAAATCGTTCGCGCGGCCGGGGAAGGTTTCACGGCGACCAACTGGATGGAGCAGAACAAAGCTCTGTTTCGTGCGCTGCGCCTGGAAAAGCTGGTGACGGCGCTGTTTATCGGACTCATTGTATTCGTCGCCGGCCTCAATATTTTTGTTCTGCTGGTGATGACGGTCAATCAAAAGGCGCGCGACATCGCCGTGCTGGTGGCACTGGGCGCCAGGGCGGCGCAAATTTCGCGCGTCTTTGTCAGCCAAGGGCTGGCGGTCGGGCTGCTGGGGACATTCCTCGGGCTTGCCGCCGGCAACGGGTTGAGCTGGCTCTGCGACCACTTTCGGCTCATCCCACTCGATCCTGAAATCTATGCGATCAGCTACGTCCCCTTTCAAGCCCAGCTCACGGACGGAATCTGGATCACGTTGGCGGCGGGGGTGATTAGCTGGGCGGCCACGTTGTACCCGGCCCGCTCGGCCACCGCCATCCTGCCGGTAGAAATTCTGCGTTATCAGTAGTTGCAGGACGAAAGTACCA encodes:
- the lysS gene encoding lysine--tRNA ligase, with protein sequence MASEALDQIQQRERKLSQIEALGFDPYPHRFGFTHTIEQILARYSSHSGQQLEAEHPTVKVCGRIVTYRLHGKAGFAHLLGQGKKLQIYVRLDAVGEKMFQLFQLLDLGDVIGAEGYLFRTRTGELTVHVDRLTLLAKALLPLPEKWHGLADVEIRHRQRYLDLIVNQRVREVFLRRSQIIRALREFLEARGYVEVETPMMQPQPGGAVARPFRTHHQALDLNLYLRIAPELYLKRLVVGGLDRVYEINRNFRNEGISTQHNPEFTMLEFYQAYADCEDMMALTEEMLTQVVKQVCGTTTVTYEGKEVCFDKWQRLSLREAIACYWPEETKPTAAELAEAAALRRWAARYNQWAAARQLNPVDHSASLSEGVLTVALFEAVAAAQLISPTLVYDFPAEVSPLAKRRDDDPAVAERFEVFAGGLELGNAFSELNNPVEQRQRFEEQLRDRALAEAVGERIDEDYLRALGYGMPPTGGEGIGVDRLAMLLTDSHSIREVILFPLLRPESGKSAGKEAADPDPAQGGTTSRSGAS
- a CDS encoding FtsX-like permease family protein, whose amino-acid sequence is MTFSTFLAFRFLRAKHKPGVLRLITGLAIFGVAAGVASLVLALGMNSGFRQVIQEGLLGATAHVSLVRTAGDGIRDYRALAERLGRWPHVRAVAPAIYETVLMASGSRAKGVVLKGIEPESEKRIGDILRSVPASALQSLGPDENRAEGLLLGKVLARELNVAAGDGLTITSPQGHLTPFGIVPRTKRYRVAGIFDSGFYDYDSAWAFGDLRSVQALLGLGDVASILEFRLDDLNLADRIGGEIVRAAGEGFTATNWMEQNKALFRALRLEKLVTALFIGLIVFVAGLNIFVLLVMTVNQKARDIAVLVALGARAAQISRVFVSQGLAVGLLGTFLGLAAGNGLSWLCDHFRLIPLDPEIYAISYVPFQAQLTDGIWITLAAGVISWAATLYPARSATAILPVEILRYQ